ttttttataaatacaatcgattaaattttcaattattgtttattatcttaataaaaaaaaacccttaccTTGCTTACAGTCATCGACTCATGGGGAAACCTACCATCTGGAATACTTTTTGGTAATTTCTATAGTCTTGGAAATTTTGATCAATGCACAAGGACATCAATTATTCTAAATAAATCTAATGTCAACGGTCAATATTGTTTTGTAAATATTCCTTTAACTTCGAAACCAACGAAAAATCTCCCAACAATTTTTGATTTGGAAGAACAATCAACTAAAACTGACAGAGCTATTTTAAAAGCCAGTGATTTCAAACTTAAAATTGGAATATGTATCCCAGATAGCTGTAGTCCTGAATTATTGacggatatttttcaaaaagctgTCAATAAGTTATCAAATGGTGCATTGGCAAATATTAATGTTGACCATTGCACGGATGGAAAGAAACCTGAGCTGAAAACAATCAATATTGTTGGAATGTAAGTTTTTTCTCAACTGGTACAAAAGGGACATTCTTtaacgaacatttttttaacacttttagAACTGTCTTTTCAATATTTGGAGCATTAATGATTGCAAGTTCATTGTACGAATATTTCACTGTTCACTGTCAAAGTAAGTTTTTAACTGTTTGAACTCAAAGAAATTGTGgaaaaaatgtcgaaaaaatacatttttgctaAAAGAAAGTGTCAAAAAGGTgtctaaataaattatttctttctagAATCCACTCCAATTCCAGTCTTATTGGCATTTTCGGTATTAACAAATGGCAAGAAACTATTTACAATCAATACCAAAAGTTCACCAAACAACATTGACTGTTTGACAGGAGTTCGCGTGATAACAATGTTGTGGATTGTTTATGGTCACACTGTTATGCAGACAAAAATTGCTCcagttattaataaaattgatatgcAATCAGTATGTcagaaaaaattattcattttcaGAAATATCTAACAAATGTTTTCTATGTTTCTAGTGGTTCACAGATTTTTGGTCAATGGTAGTCGGAAATGCAACAATTTCAGTTGATACGTTCTTCTTTATAAGTGGACTTTTAGTTGCATGGTTAGGCTTCAAGGAATTAGATAAAACGTAAGTTCAGTAAAATTTGCATTTCTagcatttttatttatgtttttttctgaCAAAAGGGGTggtaaactaaattttatcatgATGTACGTTCATCGTTACATCCGGCTAACACCTCCAGTTGCTGCTGTACTTCTTTACAAGCTCAGTATTAATAGACTGATTTATTCCGGTCCAATGAGGATAGATTATATCGATAAAGCTCAGTGTACTAGTGAAAATTGGTGGCCAGTTCTACTTTATattgcaaattattttgttcagGAACCAAGGGTAAATATTTCAGTAATTCTAGAAGAACTTTAAAGTCTGAATGAAATTCTTCTTATTCGTTACAGTGTTTTGATGTTACTTGGTATTTGAACGTAGACTTCCAACTTTATATCCTTTCTCCACTTCTTCTGATTCCGATGTGGAAATATGGAAAGAAATTTGCTCCGATATTACTACTTCTGTCAATTGGTTCAAATGCATGGATGATggttaatttttatcaaaatagttATACTGGTCTTTTATCTGGGTAAGTGGAgagttttaaaaacaactttttctaaatatttaacaaaattttgatcaATTTTTGAAGAACCAATACAAATACTTGGGCAAAGGTTTACGTTCCAACTCACCTTCGATGTTCTCCTTGGTTAGTTGGATTAGGATTTGGTTACTTTATGCATGTTAATCGACAGAAGAAGTCTCAGATATCAAAGGTAAGCTCTTGTTTTTATCATTTACCCAAATTTTAGCTAAAAATGAAaccattttcatgaaaaaagtgcaaaatcaaacttatttttcttcttacacacttaaatcctttttttacatatataaaaattgtataccatctgaaaacCTATTGTtatagctcaaaatatttatatcaatcatgtctgcacgacatctacaaaaagagctagaattttttgaaaccaatcaaattgcatcaaaaatagtaaaaaaaaaatcaatcttgtTTATCTTCTTAcatcattaaatccatttttttatatgacaagctataataaattttacatcatctgaaagcttattatttcaccttttatataactctttaatcatatttctacgctgcttaaaaaaaaagttacaatttatttgaaagggactttatttttcattatcttCTTTAATTTTGGAACAAATTTCGTCTTCTTCCAGATCTATCAACTTCTAGGTTGGATAGCTTGTTTAGCTATTTTCTTCGCCATTGTCTTTGGACCTTATTTCACAGTTGATTCTGAAGGTAATGCTTCAATGTTAGAAGCTGCACTATACGAAGGATGGAAACGATTTTCTTGGGCTATTGCATTATGTTGGTTAACATTTGCATGTCATTTTGGTATTGGAGGATTAATCAATTCATTTTTGTCACATCCATTTTGGCAACCTTTTGGTCGTGTGTCATTTGCATTGTATTTAATACATTTGACGgttattaatataaattttggaaCACTTCGTTCGGAGATATTCTTTTCGGATTATCACATGGTAAGGAGTATTatgatatattttaattttttgtactaacttatttttcattttagatGCTTCAACTTTGTGGTGCATTTGGAATTTCATTGACGTTTGCTATATTGGTAACATTAGCATTTGAATCTCCTATTTTTGTGttggaaaaattcatttttggagGAAAACCAAAGTCAGATAAGAAATCACTTGAATCAAACGGTTTGAATCAAGTTGTACTTGATTTATCTAAAACACAAAATGGAAAACtttctaattaaattaatttaatttatttagttttaagaaattcaCAATAGATTTATAACTATGcaaatgttttaatttgttagaaattaagaaaattaattaataaaaatgcaaaatacaGTTTTTGATAACAGCAACGATATCATATAAGAAAATgcgttgttaataaaaaatagaaataattgaatcattGTTAAAAGCTTTTGTATGTTCTTGAAAAAGCTTTGCTAGAAAGGCTCGCCTGAGTATATGCTACAGATTTGAAACGAATTTAAGGCTAAAGTGGAAAATCGTAAACAGGCGTTAAAAATATACTTATCTATTAAGTGATAGTAGTAATTTCAATTGTTTATGTTTTCAAAgatatataaataaagttttcttgtaaaattttattagaaGAAACAAATGAagccatttttattaaaaagacaCTTCTATATAGTGAATTATATTAGGTATGCATTGGAAAAAAAGTCTCGATGAGAGTGGTATTTGTATTGTATGGGCTATGTTTTTATATTGCTCAGAGAAAAAACTACAGTGGTCTCACTTCCACTGCTTTTAtggagaaatttatttttctaaatatgTTAACGGAGTTCCAATTTCAATTCAGTTTACTCCAAGttcaatcaaaaactttttgcagcatgatttttttttaatattaaatttactcaaatttttttccaccGAATTTAGAGAGGCTGTATTTGGGTAGGAAAAATAATGgtcttattgaaaatttttaacacaatttGAAGAGTCTAAAATTCTAATATACGAATCTTCtgttgaaacatttttaaaaccacCGTTATTGcgaagttttaaaaatagagctaaacaaaaaatttagaaaaaaaactagttttctgATTCTTagtcttagtttttttttagtctttgTAAAAACCAGAAACcttgtgtaatcaattttaatttcgtatctacaattttgcaaaattttataaaattttcttaaacccGAATATCCgtctttgaatgaaaaattcaccCTTGTTTCAAACAAAGTTGACGATATGGTTCATGAATAACCGGTTAAAAACTTCGGTAAAAGATAAATGTGACAAATTAGCAGCATTCAAAATAGTTCCTCAAGTTCTTAAGTTATTATAACCTTTTACGTACCTAAGGTAAAACCACTCTTTTTTGTGTACTTGGAGCAAGGCAAATATCTTCCATTTTCCAATATTACAGTACCCCCAactacattttcaatttttcatcatAATTAGTTTTGACTGAGATatcagatatttaaaaaaattcataaaaaaaaacattgttccTACCaactttttccttattttttaagaaaataagaaGTTACTACCTTGCCTTTACAGTAATTACAGACCCTTCAAAATCTAAGTTTTGAGCAGAATTTGGCAATAGATGCAGacatttttttcgatatttcaatgcaaaagaTATCCTTTATTTCAGTCACTTGTGTAAGATACTGATAAAAAATGGACGAGAGACTTCCGTATCCGTAAAGATCAACAAGTAAGCATTTTCTATTTATGTTCCGTCAACAACAAAGAAACATCATCAATAaacaaacatcaacaaaaaaaaaagttgttcactagggcgtatacgtacttttttttattgttaatgatcaatttatcaagttttacaaaatattcaatCCAGATGTGGAATtggacaaaagaaaaaaaaattaagaaaaaaatttatgtatacTATGTAGAGCTTTTAACGGTCTTCATTCCTTACAAAAATGCTGGTATAAGTATAATGGTGTTCATTTGGATTGGTTTCCTCTAAGATCATAAGCAATTCTTTAATTCATTATTATAGAATCGAAATTTAAGAGTTGCCccagaacttttttaatttttaatattccctcacaaattctaaaattgttttttaatcaaattttatatagcaatttttaaaagaaagtaacaaaaattattttagttcGAGAGAagacaaaattcaaaaagagcAAACATTGCTCTAGTGCTCAAGtgttttaaaaaagtctttGGTTGTTATACCATTAcgaataatcaaaataaaaaattccccATACATTAACGCTTTACCTAAACCATCAATAAACTAAACGTAGACTACAAAACTCACACttgatttttgtcaaaaaatcgaGGTAAGTTCGAATGATAAGTCAACTGGAAATGTTAATTATGTTGAATGTTAGATTGAATTCAAATGTATTCATCGAATATTCAAGAAGAAATGGTCtaaaatttagttcaaatttttaaaatagcttccagttttatttttgcaaataagacttcaattataatttattcaaatgtaACTTGTTTAAATGAACaagttttacttttatttagataaacaaaccacaaaaaagaattggttaaaaaaaaatcattccagTCAACATTAAGACACTTAAATCAACAGTTCAACtagtttttgattaaaacaaGTGATGggttagatttttttaatttttttttttaacaaaacaatgatgcttataaaattgaagactttaataattcaaatattgtttattattattactttgcAAAAAAGTGTTCAATCAATTGCAGTTTTAAATAATGTAACAGTGTCAAGTGATTTTCTTTGGGATTCGTTACGTGAAAGAtttcaaaacatcaaaaatgatattaatttcaattcaagtttaactttttcatcacaaaaatgcattgatCATATGCTTGCTCTATTAAATCACTATCCAAGCCCGAAAGTAAATCGAAGTAAGCATTTTCTTCAGAGTAAAATAAGATCAACCAAATATTCaacttgattttgatttttttttttagtttttaattcttgGGGCAAACTGCCATCAGGTATTGAATATGGAAACTTTTATGATACCGGAAACTTTGATCAGTGTGTAAAAACATctataaaatttaatgatgAAGATTTATCCGTGGTAGatggaaaatattgttttgccaaaataaaaccaaatgaTGTTTATTCACTGGAAAAGAATATTGCTCGACTTTCTCCATTGccaaatgattttgaaataaatattggAATATGCGTTCCTGATAGTTGCAGTGAGGAATTTTTAACATCTGTATTTTCGCAGCCGAATGGAAGTACAAATTTTACAGAGATATCTGTTTCGAATTGTTCGAATGGAAAAAGACCACCGATGaagataataaattattttggaatGTGAGTTGGTATAGATTTGATTAAAAAGAGActgcaaaaaatacaaaaatctaaaaaaaaattgtaccaagAACTGgaaatattataatatttatgtCATAATTCAACGAAAAttagacttttttttcttgataccttccaatatttttttgcagtttcaatgttacacattttttttattttttaatattcactttctgtagagcaatattttctttatttgcaGTATTTATGATCTTGAGTTCAATCTATGATGCCTGTACTACTAACAATAAAAGTAAGTTGaacatttaataattttcaGGCCATTTAAATCTTTGTGTTAAATAAAGAAGAATATTGCACTGAacaggctttaaaaaaaaatttacaaaaaaattatagcagAACATGGTTTCGATCCACGGACCTCTGGGTTATGGGCCCAGCACGCTTCCACTGCGCCACTCTGCTGTGTAATATCCAGTGGCCTGATGATATCCTGACTACTCAAATTCTAATTAGAGAAAACATAtgagaatttcttacaaaaagGACCCAACTATCAAATCATAGTATAGGAAAAGAATTTcgagtaaagaaaaatatttttaaaaaatgttgaccGTTATTTTAGCGGATTCTTGAATAAACAGAAAACTgatcgagctacaaaatcgagttTTTCACGTTTCATCTGATTTGAGgttataaatcaaatttatttacaaaaaaaattgaatatcgcatttttttttattttgaaagctttgaactatcttttttaaacaaaatcttgcaaaattttaaaagtgttgGAGCTATAAAATTGTTCTAAACCTACAATAACtggcaaaatgaaaaatgtaaaaaagttagttttacAATTCCGAAATttccaaaattcatttttccaaaataaattagcatttaattatctacaattttagacatcaaagaaataattttcctaTTTTCGTCCGTTAagttcagtcttattttagcggaattttgaaaaaaaaaaacaacaagtttgtggaattgaaaagaatttaaaaagctATAATTTTTTGGTCTGCGCAGCATattagcatttaattaattaatttaattaagggACGTATTGTACCTCTCCTACAAATCTGAAATATATTGATCCTTGAACATTTTCGAAGTTActaataaaatttctttaaaccTCTAACTTCATTTCAGAATCTCCAAAATCTATCTTCTTAGCATTTTCGATATTTTCAAATGGCAAAAAGATATTTGCAATCGACACAACCAAATCTCCAAAAAATATTGACTGTCTCACTGGAATTCGTGTTGTTTCAATGATAATGATTATAAATTTTCACACTTACCTCAATACTTCATTTATTCCATGGATCAACGAAATTGACAATCTAcctgtaagaaaaaaaactttaaaaattgtcataacACCAAACCTTTATAAAGTTATCTTTTATCATAGTGGTCGAAAACATTATGGTCAATGTACATTATGAATGCTGGAATGGGAGTTGATTCGTTCTTCTTTATAAGTGGTCTACTTGCAGCTTGGAGTGGTTTGCAAAAAATGGATAAAACGtttgattttttggttaaaaataattctgaCATTTCtgacttataaattttttaaaggaaaggTAAACTCAATATTGGAATGATGTACGTTCATCGTTATATTCGTTTGACACCAGTTGTTGCTGCCACAATCTTATTCGTTATGAgcataaatgaatttatttacaCTGGACCGTTTAGAGATattgttttgtcaaaaaatcaatgcaacaaAAACACTTGGTGGCCAAATCTGTTATATATTCAAAATTACTATCATCCAGATGGATTAGTTGAgttaacaaacttttttttgttttagatttcaTTGAGATAATTGAAGAATTTTCCTTATATTTTCAGTGTAATAATGAAACATGGTATCTTGCAGCTGATTTCCAACTCTATGTTTTATCACCGCTTCTTTTGATTCCACTGTGGAAATGGGGAACAACATttagccctgttttgttgatcCTATCTCTTATATCCGTTGGACAGGTTATGACGGTTTACATCTCAAAACAATTCACTGGACTTTTAAACGTGTAAGTAAAATAACTGAAATTTAGGACTCGtttccaaaacatttttaaagatcTAAGATTCTCTCCAAAATTTGGTCGAGCTAAGATTTTGGAGAGAATTTTGTATTGGAAACAAGTTTTCagtacttccaaaacttttttctaaaaaagttttttcttataatttgtaAGATCCGACGAAAATAAATGGGAATTAACTTACATCCCAACCCATGCCAGATGTCCTCCATGGTTAGTTGGGTTAGCTGTTGGCTATTTTATGCATAAAAACCGAACGAAAATTTTCCATATTCCCAAGGTTTAACTTTcgcctttgaaaaaaaaagttccacaaTTATTTCTCTCCATTCTCCTTACATTTTTAGATTCTTCAACTGATTTTATGGGTAATAAGTCTTACATTATTATTTGGCAGTGTCTTTGGACCTTACTTCACCGAAAATGGTCGTTCTTCAGTTCTAGTCACTGCATTTTATGGAGGTTGGAAACACTTTGCATGGGGAATTGCCTTAGCATGGATAACATTTGCTTGTCATTTTGGATTTGGtggaattttaaatacttttctatCGCATCCATTTTGGCAGCCTTTGGGACGTTTAACTTATTCAATGTATCTGACAAATATGATTGTTTTAGGAATACATTTTGGAATGATGAGAACGCCAGTGTATTTTTCTGATTATAATGAGGTAAGcaccaatttttcaatatcaatCATGTATAActattattcaattttatttttgaagatccTATATTGTTGGAGCACTTTTGGAATGACATTAGTTGCAGCAATTGTTATGGCTTTGGCATTTGAATATcctgttttagttttagaaaaatgcTTATTACGAAAGAAAGCGGTGAAAAAGAAGACGACGGAAGAAGAATTATCCGCTCCAGCTTAATATTTATGAATTAAATTGATATCgtcactctggtgtatgagtaacattttttctaCAAATAGCTAAAACttctagttaaaaaaattcgaacATACTTACCTTAGCGAAAAAAATTGGTCAAAATATATAATGgattcaagatgttgttgttcaaagataataatggaattgacggaaaaACAGCAGCCTAACtgcaagtatggaaacatacgaaacatgaaTAATATAGGAATATTATCCATCTATCGGCTCACggacgggtgcgaatttggctggacaaaattttaaaatttaaaaaaagtgttcGCAAAACATCATTTTAAAGGTGACAgtagtttttttaagaattgtgaatacaatattcgaattcttcCGGTGAAATAGGTCTCTTCTAAAAATATCAAGCATAACAAGAGAAAGTGTTGaagttatttattaatttttgtgtttaatgCTACTTTAAACGCTATActcatacagggtgtcccaaaagttaacgtcgaaacgaaaacggtagatagggtaggtggtgacagttatcagaaaaataataaaaaaaatcgcagccatatattttgggagttatgggcatttgaaaaaaagtcgaaaaaatggtcaccctgtgacggtttttcatatgccgtgactacaaatcttaatttttctcattgttttcttttgttacggaaccttgaataaccctgctatcaaatgcattcaaaaaatttaactcagctgcatcagttttagagaaaatattacttttttacccaacttagtactaaaaaaattttacatgactctaattcaatgagccgtagtgtaaaaaaaatgcactacgatgtttcggcaagttaccttaaaagttggtgtgttcaattctcttttcaaaatggtataacattgttgggaatatttcataaataaccgagataaattttttttcttaagaaatccgactcttttatgaggtaatttttaaattcttattcaagttttgtaccctttcagaacctttcagaatacaaaaatttaaataatatggaaaaattacctaaaaaaaagtcggatttcttaagaaaaaaaattttatctcggttatttatgaaatattcccaacaatgttataccattttgaaaagagaattgaacacaccaacttttaaggtaacttgccgaaacatcgtagtgcattttttttacactacggctcattgaattagagtcatgtaaaattttttagtactaagttgggtaaaaaagtaatattttctttaaaactgatgcaggtgagttaaaatttttgaatgcatttgatagcagggttattcaaggttccgtaacaaaagaaaaaaatgagaaaaattaagatttgtagtcacggcacatgaaaaaccatCACAGGGtcaccattttttcgacttttttcaaatgcccataactcccaaaatatatggctgcgattttttttattatttttctgataactgtcatcacctatcctatctaccgttttcgtttcgacgtaaacttttgggacaccctgtataaaaacactcccatatttcgttgatcataaaatctatactcaaagcgggtataacgtttatagcccagtcgggatgtacaaaaaattaagctgaaatggaaataattagatcgtgcaatttttttcataggatgatagaggggatcactgggagcttaaaaccagtttttcgggaaaatcgatcttgtgcttaagccgccatcttggattaaaggtaaaacacgttttagtgaataactcggccatttttgatttttgacaaaaattatatgtgtaaaacttgtagaaaattttattttctataacctttgtcttaataaatttttctatatgacctatttttttcgagttaatttgaaaaaactatacccctactcagcttaaactttatacccgctttgattatagattttaagatcaacgcaatatgggagtgtttttatatgtttttggggatgataaatctagctgcaatgttagtttttgcaaattcatgaaattttataaacaaaaggaactatctcaaaatcggtaagtgtcgttttaaacaaaattagtaaatattataattgatgtctagcaagacaagcaagtttttgaattttgaatttttcaaatcggttcattaatgcctgagatatgaccaattgtttataactcactctctcttttaagcttttattataaacaattggtcatctcaggcattaatgaaccgatttgaaaaattcaaaaacttgcttgtcttgctagacatcatttttcaattttctacaagttttacatatataatttttgtcaaaaatcaaaaatggccgagttattcactaaaaagtgttttacctttaatccaagatggcggctcaAGCACAAgatcgattttcccgaaaaactggttttaagctcccagtgatcccctctatcatcctatgaaaaaaaattgcacgatctattttttttccatttgaaatgtttaattctactGGGCTATTAAGCTGAGTAAGGGAATAGTTTTTTTCccaattaactcgaaaaatatgggtcatatatgtagaaaaatttattaagataaaagtcagagaaaatacaattttctataagttttatgtatgtatatc
This DNA window, taken from Episyrphus balteatus chromosome 2, idEpiBalt1.1, whole genome shotgun sequence, encodes the following:
- the LOC129909769 gene encoding nose resistant to fluoxetine protein 6-like, which translates into the protein MIASSLYEYFTVHCQKSTPIPVLLAFSVLTNGKKLFTINTKSSPNNIDCLTGVRVITMLWIVYGHTVMQTKIAPVINKIDMQSWFTDFWSMVVGNATISVDTFFFISGLLVAWLGFKELDKTGGKLNFIMMYVHRYIRLTPPVAAVLLYKLSINRLIYSGPMRIDYIDKAQCTSENWWPVLLYIANYFVQEPRCFDVTWYLNVDFQLYILSPLLLIPMWKYGKKFAPILLLLSIGSNAWMMVNFYQNSYTGLLSGTNTNTWAKVYVPTHLRCSPWLVGLGFGYFMHVNRQKKSQISKIYQLLGWIACLAIFFAIVFGPYFTVDSEGNASMLEAALYEGWKRFSWAIALCWLTFACHFGIGGLINSFLSHPFWQPFGRVSFALYLIHLTVININFGTLRSEIFFSDYHMMLQLCGAFGISLTFAILVTLAFESPIFVLEKFIFGGKPKSDKKSLESNGLNQVVLDLSKTQNGKCRHFFRYFNAKDILYFSHLCKILIKNGRETSVSVKINNVQSIAVLNNVTVSSDFLWDSLRERFQNIKNDINFNSSLTFSSQKCIDHMLALLNHYPSPKVNRIFNSWGKLPSGIEYGNFYDTGNFDQCVKTSIKFNDEDLSVVDGKYCFAKIKPNDVYSLEKNIARLSPLPNDFEINIGICVPDSCSEEFLTSVFSQPNGSTNFTEISVSNCSNGKRPPMKIINYFGIFNVTHFFYFLIFTFCRAIFSLFAVFMILSSIYDACTTNNKKSPKSIFLAFSIFSNGKKIFAIDTTKSPKNIDCLTGIRVVSMIMIINFHTYLNTSFIPWINEIDNLPWSKTLWSMYIMNAGMGVDSFFFISGLLAAWSGLQKMDKTKGKLNIGMMYVHRYIRLTPVVAATILFVMSINEFIYTGPFRDIVLSKNQCNKNTWWPNLLYIQNYYHPDGLCNNETWYLAADFQLYVLSPLLLIPLWKWGTTFSPVLLILSLISVGQVMTVYISKQFTGLLNVSDENKWELTYIPTHARCPPWLVGLAVGYFMHKNRTKIFHIPKILQLILWVISLTLLFGSVFGPYFTENGRSSVLVTAFYGGWKHFAWGIALAWITFACHFGFGGILNTFLSHPFWQPLGRLTYSMYLTNMIVLGIHFGMMRTPVYFSDYNEILYCWSTFGMTLVAAIVMALAFEYPVLVLEKCLLRKKAVKKKTTEEELSAPA